From the Tripterygium wilfordii isolate XIE 37 chromosome 6, ASM1340144v1, whole genome shotgun sequence genome, one window contains:
- the LOC119999620 gene encoding phospho-2-dehydro-3-deoxyheptonate aldolase 1, chloroplastic-like, producing MALTSTSIVPVKSFIPSQSSLLLSSKPHQPSLFIYPTKPKSRYILPISAVHAAEPANNSAVSDKKQPQAVTPKPAATTTTNNAVPEKWTVESWKLKKALQLPEYPDQEAFESVLKTLDSSPPIVFAGEARSLEERLGEAAFGNAFLLQGGDCAESFKEFNANNIRDTFRILLQMGVVLMFGGQMPVIKVGRMAGQFAKPRSESFEEKNGVKLPSYRGDNVNGDAFDEKSRIPDPQRLIRAYSQSAATLNLLRAFATGGYAAMQRVTQWNLDFTEHSEQGDRYLELANRVDEALGFMSAAGLTVDHPIMTTTEFWTSHECLLLPYEQSLTRLDSTSGLYYDCSAHFLWVGERTRQLDGAHVEFLRGVANPLGIKVSDKMDPNELVKLIEILNPQNKPGRITVITRMGAENMRVKLPHLIRAVRRAGQIVSWVSDPMHGNTIKAPCGLKTRPFDSIRAELTAFFDVHEQEGSHPGGVHLEMTGQNVTECIGGSRTVTFDDLSSRYHTHCDPRLNASQSLELAFIIAERLRKRRIGSQQSLPSVGL from the exons ATGGCTCTCACTAGCACCTCCATTGTTCCTGTCAAATCTTTCATTCCAAGCCAATCTTCTCTGCTACTCTCCTCCAAACCCCACCAACCCTCGCTCTTTATCTACCCCACCAAACCCAAATCAAGATATATCCTCCCCATCTCCGCCGTTCACGCTGCCGAACCCGCCAACAACTCAGCCGTCTCCGATAAGAAACAACCGCAGGCTGTAACGCCTAAACCGGCTGCGACGACAACCACCAACAATGCGGTTCCCGAGAAATGGACCGTGGAGAGCTGGAAATTGAAGAAGGCTCTGCAGCTTCCGGAGTACCCGGATCAGGAAGCGTTCGAATCGGTGCTCAAGACTCTTGATTCGTCCCCTCCGATTGTGTTCGCTGGGGAGGCACGAAGCTTGGAGGAGCGTTTAGGGGAGGCTGCCTTCGGTAATGCTTTTCTCTTGCAAGGTGGGGATTGTGCGGAGAGCTTCAAGGAGTTCAATGCCAACAATATTCGTGACACCTTCAGGATTCTTCTCCAGATGGGGGTTGTACTGATGTTCGGTGGTCAAATGCCCGTTATCAAG GTGGGGAGAATGGCGGGTCAGTTTGCGAAGCCGAGGTCTGAGTCATTCGAGGAGAAGAACGGAGTCAAACTGCCGAGTTACAGAGGGGACAATGTGAATGGAGATGCGTTCGATGAGAAGTCGAGGATTCCCGACCCGCAGAGGTTGATAAGGGCTTATTCTCAATCTGCGGCTACTCTGAATCTTCTTAGGGCTTTCGCTACTGGTGGTTATGCTGCTATGCAGAGGGTCACGCAGTGGAATTTGGATTTCACAGAGCACAGCGAGCAGGGGGATAG GTATCTTGAGCTTGCTAACCGGGTTGATGAGGCCCTTGGGTTCATGTCTGCGGCTGGACTCACAGTTGACCACCCTATAATGACTACTACGGAATTCTGGACGTCTCATGAGTGTTTACTTTTGCCATATGAGCAGTCACTCACAAGGCTTGATTCAACTTCTGGTCTCTACTATGATTGCTCTGCTCATTTTCTCTGGGTTGGAGAACGTACCAGGCAACTCGATGGCGCACATGTCGAGTTTCTTCGAGGAGTTGCAAATCCACTTGGAATTAAG GTTAGCGATAAGATGGACCCCAATGAGCTAGTTAAGCTTATTGAGATTTTGAATCCTCAGAACAAACCAGGGAGAATAACGGTGATCACAAGAATGGGAGCAGAGAACATGAGAGTGAAGCTTCCGCATCTAATTAGGGCTGTCCGCAGGGCAGGACAAATTGTCTCGTGGGTCAGTGATCCTATGCATGGAAATACCATAAAGGCTCCTTGCGGTCTTAAAACTCGCCCCTTTGATTCTATCAGG GCGGAGTTAACGGCATTCTTTGATGTGCATGAGCAAGAAGGCAGCCACCCTGGAGGAGTCCATCTGGAGATGACTGGCCAGAATGTGACAGAGTGCATTGGTGGATCACGGACAGTAACATTTGATGACTTGAGTTCCCGCTACCACACTCACTGTGACCCTAGGTTGAATGCTTCCCAGTCTCTGGAGCTCGCATTCATCATTGCGGAGCGCttgagaaagagaagaatcggATCACAACAGTCTCTTCCCTCTGTTGGGTTGTAG